A region of the Ranitomeya variabilis isolate aRanVar5 chromosome 5, aRanVar5.hap1, whole genome shotgun sequence genome:
TTTTGTGTTAATTCTTTTCAGGGTAAGTCATTTCAACTTTTTCCTAAACAAAACATAACTGATCTACATCTGCCTTTTTTCAAAAGTATTGCTGTAAaattgtgtacgctgtatacaagtAAATCCTTGTGATGCATCCTGTAACCTACTTGTAAGTTTACTACTGTAGGTTCCTTATTATACAGTTATTTGTCTACTTTAATCATAATTTCTACTTCCATCCAATTAGACAAACATCTAAACACAAGTAATGTGAACACCAAATACACTTGTTTGCTTACATCAGCCTCCTTAGGACTATATGTGAAGGGCTCGTCAGGTTTCTGGGGTTTGTCTTGTTGATCCAGACTTTGAAGGAGGTCTTGTAGCCTCTCTATATAATTTATGGCACTGCGTAGAATTTCAACTTTGGGGAGTCTTTGGTTTGGGTTGGCAACAGTTCTCCGTTTTAAAGCCTCAAAAGCTTCATTAATTTTCTTTAGCCTTCTCCTTTCCCGCAAAGTGGCAGCTTTTCTTCTGTCCGTTGGAGCTGACTTCCGTTTACATGTCTTACAAGCCCAAATCAAACATTGTCCAGGACAGTGGGGTTGTAGACCAGGTGGAGCTAAAACATGTTCTTCTCCACTGCTGTCACTTCCAGCATCTCCTGGCAATTGATCCTGACAAGGGGATAATGTCCCCTCACTACCTGGATACAAAGGGGATCCATCTGTCATTTCCAGTTGTTGAAATGCTCCATTATCTCCCTCTAAGTAAAAGAAATAGGAACTTGTTTCAAAAAGGTCCATCATTATGCTTTGCCCTTGATTACTGAAGCTCTCTTGGTCGAGTGCTATGTTCAAAACAGCACAGCCCTAAAGGAATTTAATTAGTACAGTGACATAAGTCTGTCTTTATATAGCTCCTGAAATTCTATCCAACTTTTATCTGTCGCAGTGCATCACCCTTCAAAACTGATTGCAAGAGTCTCCTGGGTGCAGCCCCTCTCAGCTCTTACATCTATGGAGATAAAATCCCCTTCAAGGTTAACTTAGatacagatgaaaaattaaatagcTACTTTAAGGGATTACATTAATATTATACAGTGTGAAAAAAGACTGTTAAATTATAGCTTCTTTATCAAAGCAATGGCCCAAAATTACAACATACTCACATAACACCTTCAAACCTAAAGACTATATAACAGTATTTATTAGTAAAATTTAAAAAACTTAAATAAAATTGATGATCAATATTATAAGCAAAGTGCTTGATACATCAAGACCAGCACTGTTCACACCA
Encoded here:
- the MYF6 gene encoding myogenic factor 6 isoform X2, with the translated sequence MMDLFETSSYFFYLEGDNGAFQQLEMTDGSPLYPGSEGTLSPCQDQLPGDAGSDSSGEEHVLAPPGLQPHCPGQCLIWACKTCKRKSAPTDRRKAATLRERRRLKKINEAFEALKRRTVANPNQRLPKVEILRSAINYIERLQDLLQSLDQQDKPQKPDEPFTYSPKEADVHREDFLSGCHTDWHKISNHSTMSELNSKGGSIHESSASCSLQCLSSIVDSISSEEPKVTCTIQELVESTNPM
- the MYF6 gene encoding myogenic factor 6 isoform X1, translated to MMDLFETSSYFFYLEGDNGAFQQLEMTDGSPLYPGSEGTLSPCQDQLPGDAGSDSSGEEHVLAPPGLQPHCPGQCLIWACKTCKRKSAPTDRRKAATLRERRRLKKINEAFEALKRRTVANPNQRLPKVEILRSAINYIERLQDLLQSLDQQDKPQKPDEPFTYSPKEADVHREDFLSGCHTDWHKISNHSTMSELNSKGEGSIHESSASCSLQCLSSIVDSISSEEPKVTCTIQELVESTNPM